From Streptomyces sp. NBC_00690, a single genomic window includes:
- a CDS encoding MMPL family transporter codes for MATFLYKLGRLAFRRRRIVALLWVALLVLAGVGASAAAKPTEASFSMPGTEAQKAFDLLEERFPGGSADGATARVVFKAPAGQKMTDAEHKTEVNEAVADLKAGSSQVSSVTDPYTADAVSEDGSIAYISVSYKVNSMELTDKTRDALEKTGEAASDAGLTVEIGGDASMAEPETGSAEMIGIAVAAVVLVITFGSLIAAGLPLITALIGVGIGISSITALAKTLDLGSTTSTLAMMIGLAVGIDYALFIVSRYRAELAEGREREEAAGRAVGTAGSAVVFAGLTVVIALVGLAVVNIPMLSKMGFAAAGTVVIAVIIAITLIPALLGFAGGKVMGRKARKNAKTAKAAKTAKAAKAAGNAAETEGGAVEKQNGGVRWARFVLRRPVAVLLAGVVGLGVIAIPVGSLKVGLPDEGSQSTESSPRRAYDMLSEGFGPGFNGPLMLVVNAKGSENPQGAVDKVGDTVEKLDGVTAVLPGPLNKTGDTAIITVVPDDRPSSVQTEDLVHDIRDLRTALKSDTGAEVLVTGATAMNIDFSQRMNDALMPYLALVVGLAFLLLVVVFRSILVPLKAALGFLLSVVAALGAVVAVFQWGWLADVFGVEQPGPIMSMMPIFMVGVVFGLAMDYEVFLVTRMREAYVHGERPAEAIVTGFKHGARVVTAAAVIMIAVFAGFIGSGEQMVMMIGFGLAIAVFFDAFVVRMAIVPAVLALLGHKAWWLPGWLDKALPNVDVEGEKLQQQLQNSSGGDEDRELSRV; via the coding sequence GTGGCCACGTTCCTCTACAAACTTGGACGGCTCGCCTTCAGGCGCCGCCGCATAGTCGCCCTGCTGTGGGTCGCGCTCCTGGTACTTGCCGGAGTCGGCGCGTCCGCCGCAGCCAAGCCGACCGAAGCCTCCTTCTCGATGCCCGGCACCGAGGCGCAGAAGGCGTTCGACCTCCTGGAAGAGCGCTTCCCCGGTGGGAGCGCCGATGGTGCGACGGCCCGCGTGGTCTTCAAGGCTCCGGCCGGTCAGAAGATGACGGACGCCGAGCACAAGACCGAGGTCAATGAGGCGGTCGCCGATCTGAAGGCCGGATCGTCGCAGGTCTCCTCGGTCACCGACCCGTACACCGCGGACGCGGTCTCCGAGGACGGCTCGATCGCGTATATCTCGGTGAGCTACAAGGTCAACTCGATGGAGCTGACCGACAAGACCCGCGATGCGCTGGAGAAGACCGGTGAAGCGGCCAGCGACGCCGGGCTCACGGTCGAGATCGGTGGTGACGCCTCCATGGCTGAGCCGGAGACCGGCTCCGCCGAGATGATCGGCATCGCGGTTGCCGCGGTGGTCCTGGTCATCACCTTCGGCTCTCTGATCGCGGCCGGTCTGCCGCTGATCACCGCGCTCATCGGCGTCGGCATCGGTATCTCGTCGATCACCGCACTCGCCAAGACGCTCGATCTCGGTTCCACCACCTCCACCCTGGCGATGATGATCGGCCTTGCGGTCGGCATCGACTACGCCCTGTTCATCGTCTCCCGCTACCGTGCCGAACTGGCCGAGGGGCGCGAGCGTGAGGAAGCCGCCGGCCGTGCGGTGGGTACCGCGGGCTCCGCGGTCGTCTTCGCCGGTCTGACCGTGGTGATCGCCCTGGTCGGCCTGGCGGTCGTCAACATCCCGATGCTCAGCAAGATGGGCTTCGCCGCCGCCGGTACCGTCGTCATCGCCGTCATCATCGCGATCACCCTGATCCCGGCTCTGCTGGGCTTCGCGGGCGGCAAGGTGATGGGACGCAAGGCCCGCAAGAACGCCAAGACGGCCAAGGCAGCCAAGACGGCCAAGGCAGCCAAGGCGGCCGGCAATGCGGCCGAGACCGAGGGCGGGGCCGTCGAGAAGCAGAACGGTGGCGTCCGCTGGGCGCGCTTCGTCCTGCGCCGTCCGGTCGCCGTGCTGCTCGCCGGTGTGGTGGGCCTCGGTGTCATCGCGATCCCGGTGGGCTCGCTGAAGGTCGGTCTGCCCGACGAGGGCTCCCAGTCGACCGAGTCGAGCCCGCGCCGGGCCTACGACATGCTCTCCGAGGGCTTCGGCCCCGGTTTCAACGGCCCGTTGATGCTGGTCGTGAACGCCAAGGGCAGCGAGAACCCGCAGGGTGCGGTCGACAAGGTCGGCGACACGGTGGAGAAGCTCGACGGCGTCACCGCCGTGCTGCCCGGGCCGCTGAACAAGACGGGCGACACGGCGATCATCACCGTCGTCCCCGACGACCGGCCCAGTTCGGTGCAGACCGAGGACCTGGTCCACGACATCCGTGACTTGCGTACCGCACTGAAGTCCGACACGGGTGCGGAGGTGCTCGTCACGGGTGCGACCGCGATGAACATCGACTTCTCGCAGCGGATGAACGACGCCCTGATGCCCTACCTCGCGCTGGTCGTGGGGCTCGCGTTCCTGCTGTTGGTCGTGGTCTTCCGGTCGATCCTGGTGCCGCTCAAGGCAGCGCTCGGGTTCCTGCTCTCCGTCGTCGCCGCGCTCGGCGCAGTCGTGGCGGTCTTCCAGTGGGGCTGGCTCGCCGATGTCTTCGGTGTCGAGCAGCCGGGCCCGATCATGTCGATGATGCCGATCTTCATGGTGGGCGTGGTCTTCGGCCTGGCGATGGACTACGAGGTCTTCCTCGTCACACGCATGCGTGAGGCGTACGTCCACGGGGAGCGGCCGGCCGAAGCCATCGTGACCGGCTTCAAGCACGGCGCCCGGGTGGTCACCGCAGCAGCGGTGATCATGATCGCGGTGTTCGCGGGCTTCATCGGCTCCGGTGAGCAGATGGTCATGATGATCGGCTTCGGTCTGGCGATCGCGGTGTTCTTCGACGCGTTCGTCGTCCGGATGGCGATCGTGCCCGCAGTGCTGGCGCTGCTCGGCCACAAGGCGTGGTGGCTGCCGGGCTGGCTGGACAAGGCCCTGCCGAACGTCGACGTCGAGGGCGAGAAGCTCCAGCAGCAGTTGCAGAACTCCTCGGGCGGCGACGAGGACCGAGAACTGTCCCGCGTCTGA
- a CDS encoding S41 family peptidase: MSDDVAYLRFPHLHDDLLCFASEDDLWVAPLVPAGQRPGRAWRITVDRTRIGHPRFSPDGRHIAYTSWRSLDPEIHLAPVSGGPARRLSHWGSADTRVCGWAPPDPEGHSQILAVSSHGQPFSYFSWAYCVPTDGAPGAKLPWGPVSDIAVTGTNGDRRTLLLTGKPPHEPASWKRYRGGATGRLWLHGERLLPELEGHLDCPMFVSGRIAFLSDHEGIGNLYSCLPDGSDLRRHTDHDTFYARHASSDGHRVVYQCAGELWIADDLLSPDAVPRRLAVELGGTRAGRRPYQVPAANHVDAVSVDTTGRASALSVRGSLYWLTHRDGPARTIADTPGVRVRLPVMLGTGGQVAYVTDAAGEDAIEVAYLPRASGDRPPRRLAPGVLGRVLELVSDPEGERLAIASHDGRLLLIDAAESTDSTNVTNSTNSTGSTGTTGTADAALSQETVGSVIELIRSVNGPVRDLAFSPDGSWLTWAQPGIGRSLRQIKLARIKDRTIVDVTNGRFEDENPVFTSDGRYLAFLSWRGFDPVYDVHTGDLSFPLGCRPYLVPLSSATPSPFALSPDGRPAAGGLDPLDDIVSASDEPAGAVTVEIEGLESRVTPFPVSASKYSELHPVSGGGLVWLRWPISGALGETFANPADTSGRPTLEHFDISKARRIELVDHLDWFAVSGDGSRLVVVDEDELRAVPATEPGDGDSTVYLDLRRILHHVDPASEWRQAYEEAGRLIRAYFWEPGMGGVDWDAVLAQYRPLVERVASPDEFADLLREVLGELGTSHAYVAPARRNEGPPHYQRPMGLLGANLVCRDGQWVVQRILPGESSDSKARSPLAGTGIREGAVITQVDGRPVDPLTGPFPMLAAAGGTTVELTFRLAEGGSRRVAVVPLVDERPLRYQDWVAKRREVVRELSGGKCGYLHIPDMGGSGWAQFNRDLRLEVARPALIVDVRGNAGGHISELVVEKLTRKILGWDLTRDAQPVSYASHAPRGPVVALADEATSSDGDMITAAFKLLGLGPVVGCRTWGGVVGITGRHQLGDGSVITVPMNAAWFQQYGWGIENHGVAPDLEALRTPLDWAEGRHAGLDDAVRLALELLADRPAAIPPGYDHVPDRSRPKLPPRSARSGD, translated from the coding sequence GTGAGCGACGACGTGGCATACCTCCGCTTCCCGCACCTCCATGACGACCTGCTGTGCTTCGCATCCGAAGACGATCTGTGGGTCGCACCCCTCGTGCCGGCGGGCCAGCGGCCCGGGCGAGCCTGGCGGATCACCGTGGACCGGACCCGGATCGGGCACCCCCGCTTCTCCCCCGACGGCCGTCACATCGCCTACACCAGCTGGCGCAGCCTCGACCCGGAGATCCACCTCGCCCCGGTCAGCGGCGGCCCCGCACGCCGGCTGAGCCACTGGGGCAGCGCCGACACCCGGGTCTGCGGCTGGGCGCCACCGGATCCGGAGGGCCACAGCCAGATCCTCGCCGTCTCCTCGCACGGGCAGCCGTTCTCGTACTTCTCCTGGGCCTACTGCGTCCCGACCGACGGGGCCCCGGGGGCGAAACTGCCATGGGGGCCCGTGTCGGACATCGCCGTGACCGGCACCAACGGCGACCGGCGCACCCTGCTGCTGACGGGCAAGCCACCCCACGAGCCCGCCTCCTGGAAGCGCTACCGCGGTGGCGCAACGGGCCGGCTGTGGCTGCACGGCGAGCGACTGCTGCCCGAACTCGAAGGCCATCTGGACTGCCCGATGTTCGTCTCGGGTCGGATCGCCTTCCTCTCCGATCACGAGGGGATCGGCAATCTGTACTCCTGTCTGCCCGACGGCAGCGATCTGCGACGACACACCGACCACGACACCTTCTACGCCCGCCATGCGTCCAGCGACGGCCACCGTGTGGTCTACCAGTGCGCGGGCGAGTTGTGGATCGCCGACGACCTGCTGTCGCCGGACGCCGTACCGCGCCGGCTGGCGGTCGAGCTGGGCGGTACCCGCGCCGGTAGACGCCCGTACCAGGTGCCGGCCGCGAACCATGTGGACGCAGTATCGGTGGACACCACGGGGCGGGCCAGCGCCCTTTCCGTGCGCGGCAGCCTGTACTGGCTGACCCATCGCGACGGCCCGGCCCGCACGATCGCCGACACCCCGGGCGTACGGGTGCGGTTGCCGGTGATGCTCGGGACCGGCGGACAGGTCGCGTACGTCACCGATGCCGCGGGCGAGGACGCGATCGAGGTCGCCTATCTGCCGCGGGCCAGTGGGGACCGGCCACCGCGGCGGCTGGCACCCGGGGTGCTCGGGCGGGTGTTGGAGTTGGTCTCGGACCCGGAGGGGGAGCGGCTGGCGATCGCCTCGCACGACGGCCGACTGCTGCTCATCGACGCCGCCGAATCCACCGACTCCACCAATGTCACCAACTCCACCAACTCCACTGGCTCAACGGGCACAACGGGTACAGCTGACGCCGCGCTCTCCCAGGAGACGGTGGGCTCGGTCATCGAGTTGATCCGATCCGTCAACGGCCCCGTGCGCGATCTTGCGTTCTCCCCCGACGGTTCCTGGCTCACCTGGGCCCAACCCGGCATCGGCCGCTCCCTGCGACAGATCAAACTGGCCCGGATCAAGGACCGTACGATCGTCGACGTCACCAACGGCCGCTTCGAGGACGAGAATCCCGTCTTCACCAGCGACGGCCGCTATCTGGCCTTCCTCTCCTGGCGCGGCTTCGATCCGGTGTACGACGTCCACACCGGGGACCTCTCCTTTCCACTCGGCTGCCGCCCCTACCTCGTACCGCTGTCGTCGGCGACGCCTTCGCCCTTCGCCCTGTCCCCGGACGGACGGCCCGCCGCCGGGGGGCTCGACCCGCTGGACGACATCGTCTCCGCATCAGACGAGCCGGCAGGTGCGGTGACCGTGGAGATCGAGGGGTTGGAGAGCCGGGTGACCCCATTCCCCGTGTCGGCGTCCAAGTACTCGGAGCTCCACCCCGTCAGCGGCGGGGGTCTCGTCTGGCTGCGCTGGCCCATCTCGGGCGCCCTCGGGGAGACGTTCGCCAATCCCGCGGACACCTCGGGCCGGCCGACGCTGGAACACTTCGACATCTCCAAGGCGCGTCGGATCGAACTGGTCGACCATCTGGATTGGTTCGCCGTGAGCGGGGACGGCAGTCGGCTGGTCGTCGTGGACGAGGACGAACTGCGTGCGGTCCCCGCCACCGAGCCCGGCGACGGCGATTCGACCGTCTATCTGGACCTTCGCCGCATCCTGCACCATGTGGACCCGGCCTCGGAGTGGCGGCAGGCGTACGAAGAGGCGGGAAGGCTGATCCGGGCCTACTTCTGGGAGCCCGGCATGGGCGGCGTCGACTGGGACGCGGTCCTCGCGCAGTACCGGCCGCTGGTGGAGCGGGTCGCCTCACCGGACGAGTTCGCGGATCTGCTGCGGGAGGTCCTCGGCGAACTGGGCACGTCCCACGCCTATGTGGCTCCCGCCCGCCGCAACGAAGGACCTCCCCACTACCAGCGGCCGATGGGTCTCCTGGGTGCGAATCTGGTCTGTCGGGACGGCCAATGGGTGGTGCAGCGCATCCTGCCGGGTGAATCGTCCGACTCCAAGGCCCGCTCACCGCTGGCGGGCACCGGCATCCGCGAGGGAGCGGTCATCACCCAGGTGGACGGACGCCCGGTGGACCCGCTCACCGGCCCCTTCCCCATGCTCGCCGCCGCGGGGGGAACGACGGTCGAGCTGACGTTCCGACTCGCGGAAGGCGGCTCCCGGCGGGTGGCCGTGGTGCCGCTCGTCGATGAACGGCCGCTGCGCTACCAGGACTGGGTGGCGAAGCGGCGGGAGGTGGTGCGGGAGCTGAGCGGTGGCAAGTGCGGCTATCTCCACATCCCCGACATGGGCGGCTCGGGTTGGGCCCAGTTCAACCGGGACCTGCGATTGGAAGTGGCCCGCCCCGCACTGATCGTCGACGTACGGGGGAACGCGGGCGGCCACATCAGTGAGCTGGTGGTGGAGAAGCTGACGCGCAAGATCCTCGGTTGGGACCTCACCCGGGACGCACAGCCGGTCTCGTACGCCTCCCATGCGCCGCGCGGTCCGGTGGTGGCGCTGGCGGACGAAGCGACCTCATCGGACGGTGACATGATCACCGCGGCCTTCAAGCTGCTGGGGTTGGGGCCTGTGGTGGGGTGTCGGACCTGGGGCGGCGTGGTGGGGATCACGGGACGCCACCAGTTGGGCGATGGCTCGGTGATCACGGTTCCGATGAACGCGGCCTGGTTCC
- a CDS encoding TetR/AcrR family transcriptional regulator, translated as MATRTRLTPEREAELYEAVLDLLAEVGYDALTMDAIAARTRSSKATLYRQWRSKPELVAKALQETKPPGLDEIDTGSLRGDFYEILARTDDSKLERDSALLRGLVQAVHHNPDLHEALREQLVEPEKRELDAVVRRAVGRGEISAANPAVEFVAHMLVGAFFARLIIDDQHPDKAYIMRYIDAVVLPALGV; from the coding sequence ATGGCGACGCGCACCCGGTTGACCCCCGAGCGCGAGGCAGAGCTGTACGAAGCCGTACTCGATCTGCTTGCCGAGGTGGGCTACGACGCACTGACCATGGACGCCATCGCCGCCCGGACCAGATCCAGCAAGGCCACCCTCTACCGTCAGTGGCGCAGCAAGCCGGAACTGGTGGCCAAGGCCCTCCAGGAGACCAAGCCGCCGGGGCTCGACGAGATCGACACCGGTTCCCTGCGCGGTGACTTCTACGAGATCCTCGCGCGTACGGACGATTCCAAACTGGAGCGGGACTCGGCGCTGTTGCGGGGGCTGGTCCAGGCCGTTCACCACAACCCGGATCTGCACGAGGCACTGCGCGAGCAGCTCGTCGAGCCGGAGAAGCGCGAGCTCGACGCCGTGGTGCGCAGGGCCGTGGGGCGCGGTGAGATCAGTGCCGCCAATCCCGCGGTGGAGTTCGTCGCCCATATGTTGGTGGGGGCGTTCTTCGCCCGGCTCATCATCGACGACCAGCACCCTGACAAGGCGTACATCATGCGGTACATCGATGCCGTCGTCCTTCCGGCGCTGGGGGTCTGA